A window from Salmo trutta chromosome 29, fSalTru1.1, whole genome shotgun sequence encodes these proteins:
- the LOC115166830 gene encoding paired amphipathic helix protein Sin3a isoform X2 has translation MKRRAEDQEPVFASQQQRRPPVPGTAEGFQHRVLAPAVYEAGTDNMQPSPGIQYSIPQGYQVPTMPQNSSGHGHASSPAALVGPHPHSPAVQSQGAAVVQSHAHPLAPMAPSQGAQFQRLKVEDALSYLDQVKLQFGNQPQVYNDFLDIMKEFKSQSIDTPGVISRVSQLFKGHPDLIMGFNTFLPPGYKIEVQTNEQVNVTTPGQIHYITPHGISVQNLPVTGPPSQPVPHHHQALQPPSGPPTSTATATASTTLPTQPTPAKTSKPMQSPALTPTSQPNPSIPSYASPRSPSVQSHAPVSSTPSSGPPLQNNQPVEFNHAINYVNKIKNRFQGQPDIYKAFLEILHTYQKEQRNAKEAGGNYTPALTEQEVYAQVARLFKNQEDLLSEFGQFLPDANSSVLLSKTTADRAESVRNDHGTTVKRPLMNNKQRLNQNGCPIRRHSGAGATPPIKKKPKMLVKDHAMSEASKHSIGTESLFFEKVRKALRSSEAYDNFLRCLLIFNQEVISRAELVQLVLPFLGKFPELFSWFKNFLGYRESSHIESFPKERTTEGMAMEIDYASCKRLGSSYRALPKSYTQPKCTGRTPLCKEVLNDTWVSFPSWSEDSTFVSSKKTQYEEHIYRCEDERFELDVVLETNLATIRALEAVQRRLSRLTAEEQVKFRLDNTMGGCSEVIHRKAIQRIYGDKAADIIDGLKRNPAVSVPIVLKRLKMKEEEWREAQRGFNKIWREQNEKYYLKSLDHQGINFKQNDTKVFRSKTLLNEIETIYDERQEQASEDTTTVPGGPHMTLTYQDSQILEDAAALIIHHVKRQAGIQKEDKYKIKQVIHHFIPDMLFARRGELSDVEEEEDEEEEEEEDETGPDEDGSKKHNGLAGSGGSAKSKLLFGNTGAQKLRGLDEVYNLYYVNNNWYIFQRLHQILCLRLLRIYGQAERQIEEDCREREWEREVLGVKRDKSENPAVQLRLKEPMDIEVEDYYSAFLEMVRNLLDGNMEPTQYEDSLREMFTIHAYTAFTMDKLIQSIVRQLQHIVSDELCVRVTDLYLSQSTNKATGGALSTQASRATAEGAYQHKAEQLMSDENCFKLMFVKSQGSVTLTLELLDTEEENSDEPAETERWCDYVGRYLNSDSASPELREHLAQKPVFLPRNLRRIRKCQRGWEQLQQAKAATGTLEKSHSAEDLKMECMFKLNSYKMVYVFKSEDYMYRRTALTRAHQSHQRVHTRLHRRFQGLVDTWAKEHVTSDMATDTRKWLMGERREGLLPCTTTRDPQVLYYLNINRYHVTYHGSSSGAP, from the exons ATGAAGAGGCGTGCGGAGGATCAGGAACCAGTATTTGCGTCTCAGCAGCAGCGTCGCCCCCCAGTCCCGGGTACTGCGGAGGGCTTCCAGCACCGCGTCCTAGCCCCAGCCGTGTACGAGGCCGGCACCGACAACATGCAGCCTTCCCCCGGCATCCAATACTCCATCCCCCAGGGTTACCAG GTTCCCACAATGCCCCAGAACTCCAGTGGCCATGGACATGCCTCTAGTCCCGCTGCACTTGTCGGGCCCCACCCCCACAGTCCAGCTGTCCAATCACAGGGGGCTGCGGTGGTCCAGAGCCATGCCCATCCTTTGGCCCCTATGGCCCCCTCACAGGGTGCCCAGTTCCAGCGACTCAAG GTTGAAGATGCTCTGTCCTACCTGGACCAAGTGAAACTGCAGTTTGGGAATCAGCCTCAAGTCTACAACGACTTCCTTGACATCATGAAAGAGTTCAAGTCACAGAG CATCGACACTCCGGGCGTGATCAGCCGTGTCTCCCAGCTCTTCAAGGGCCACCCAGACCTCATCATGGGATTCAACACCTTCCTGCCGCCTGGCTACAAGATCGAGGTCCAGACCAACGAGCAGGTCAACGTGACCACGCCAGGTCAGATCCACTACATCACCCCGCACGGAATTTCGGTCCAGAACCTCCCTGTTACGGGGCCACCCAGCCAGCCGGTGCCCCATCATCACCAGGCCCTGCAGCCGCCCAGTGGACCCCCCACCAGCAccgccacagccacagccagcacCACTCTACCCAcccagcctacaccggccaagaCCAGCAAG CCGATGCAGTCTCCTGCCCTGACCCCGACTAGCCAACCCAACCCGTCAATCCCATCCTACGCCTCCCCACGGTCCCCCTCGGTCCAGTCCCACGCCCCGGTGAGCAGCACCCCTTCCAGCGGGCCTCCCCTGCAGAACAACCAGCCCGTAGAGTTCAACCACGCCATCAACTACGTCAACAAGATCAAGAACCGCTTCCAGGGGCAGCCCGACATCTACAAAGCCTTCTTGGAGATCCTGCACACTTACCAG AAGGAGCAGCGAAACGCGAAGGAGGCGGGGGGCAACTACACCCCAGCATTGACAGAGCAGGAGGTGTACGCTCAGGTGGCACGGCTCTTCAAGAACCAGGAGGACCTGCTCTCGGAGTTCGGCCAGTTCTTACCGGACGCCAACAGTTCAGTG CTGCTGAGCAAGACCACGGCCGACCGGGCGGAGTCGGTGCGCAACGACCACGGCACCACGGTCAAGAGGCCCCTGATGAACAACAAGCAGCGGCTTAACCAGAACGGCTGTCCAATCCGGAGGCATTCTGGAGCGGGCGCCACGCCTCCCATCAAG AAGAAACCCAAGATGCTGGTGAAAGACCATGCCATGTCTGAGGCCAGCAAACATAGCATCGGCACAGAATCTCTCTTCTTTGAAAAG GTGAGGAAAGCCCTCCGGAGCTCTGAGGCCTATGACAACTTCCTGCGGTGTCTGCTCATCTTTAACCAGGAAGTGATTTCTCGTGCAGAGCTTGTGCAGCTAGTGCTACCGTTCCTGGG AAAATTCCCAGAGCTGTTCTCCTGGTTCAAAAACTTCCTGGGCTACAGAGAGTCCAGCCACATCGAGAGCTTTCCCAAGGAGAGGACCACAGAGGGCATGGCCATGGAGATTGACTACGCTTCCTGTAAGAGGTTGGGCTCCAGCTACAGGGCGCTACCCAAGAGCTACACACAGCCCAAGTGTACAGGGAGGACCCCACTGTGTAAAGAG GTCCTAAATGACACGTGGGTATCGTTCCCTTCGTGGTCAGAGGATTCCACCTTTGTCAGCTCCAAGAAGACCCAGTATGAGGAGCATATTTACAGATGTGAGGACGAGCGTTTCGAG CTGGACGTGGTGCTGGAGACCAACCTGGCCACCATAAGAGCTCTGGAGGCGGTACAGAGGAGGCTGTCGCGCTTGACGGCCGAGGAGCAGGTCAAGTTCCGGCTGGACAACACCATGGGCGGCTGCTCCGAGGTCATCCACCGCAAGGCCATCCAGAGGATATACGGCGACAAGGCCGCCGACATCATCGACGGGCTCAAGAGGAACCCGGCTGTGTCCGTCCCTATAGTACTCAAGAG GTTAAAGATGAAAGAAGAAGAATGGAGGGAAGCCCAGAGAGGATTCAACAAGATCTGGAGGGAGCAGAATGAGAAGTATTACCTCAAGTCCCTCGACCACCAAGGTATCAACTTCAAGCAGAATGACACCAAGGTGTTCCGCTCAAAGACCTtgctcaatgagattgagacCATATACGATGAG CGACAGGAACAGGCTTCCGAGGACACGACCACCGTGCCTGGCGGGCCCCACATGACCCTGACCTACCAGGACAGTCAGATCCTGGAGGACGCCGCAGCGCTCATCATCCACCACGTCAAGAGGCAGGCCGGCATCCAGAAGGAGGACAAGTACAAGATCAAACAGGTCATCCACCACTTTATCCCAGACATGCTGTTCGCCCGGCGCGGGGAGCTGTCGGatgtggaggaagaggaagacgaggaggaggaggaggaagaagacgaAACCGGGCCAGATGAAGACGGGTCAAAGAAGCATAACGGGTTGGCCGGCAGTGGCGGCTCCGCTAAGTCTAAGCTGCTTTTCGGCAACACGGGGGCGCAGAAACTGCGTGGCCTAGACGAAGTCTACAACCTCTACTACGTCAACAACAACTGGTACATCTTCCAGCGCCTGCACCAGATCCTCTGTTTGCGGTTGTTGCGCATCTatgggcaggcagagaggcagatcGAGGAGGACTGCAGGGAAcgggagtgggagagggaggtgCTGGGCGTCAAACGGGATAAGAGTGAGAATCCTGCCGTCCAGCTGAGACTAAAGGAGCCCA TGGACATTGAAGTGGAGGACTACTACTCTGCCTTCCTGGAGATGGTGCGGAACCTCCTGGACGGTAACATGGAGCCCACCCAGTACGAGGACTCCCTCAGGGAGATGTTCACCATCCACGCCTACACCGCCTTCACCATGGACAAGCTCATCCAGAGCATTGTCAGACAG CTCCAGCACATTGTGAGTGATGAGCTCTGCGTGCGCGTGACAGACCTCTACCTGAGCCAGAGCACCAACAAGGCCACCGGCGGCGCCCTGTCCACCCAGGCCTCCAGAGCGACCGCCGAGGGGGCATACCAGCACAAGGCGGAGCAGCTCATGTCCGACGAAAACTGCTTCAAG CTGATGTTTGTGAAGAGCCAAGGCAGCGTGACCCTGACCCTGGAGCTGCTTGACACGGAGGAGGAGAACTCAGACGAACCCGCTgagacagag CGGTGGTGCGACTACGTGGGACGCTACCTGAACTCGGACTCAGCGTCTCCAGAGCTGCGTGAGCACCTGGCCCAAAAGCCTGTGTTCCTCCCCAG AAACCTCCGGCGGATACGGAAGTGCCAGAGAGGGTGGGAGCAGCTGCAGCAGGCGAAGGCGGCTACGGGGACGTTGGAGAAGTCCCACAGCGCTGAGGACCTGAAGATGGAGTGCATGTTCAAACTCAACTCCTACAAGATGGTGTACGTGTTCAAGTCGGAGGACTACATGTACAGACGCACTGCGTTGACCCGGGCTCACCAG TCCCACCAGAGAGTCCACACTCGCCTGCACCGCCGCTTCCAAGGCTTGGTGGACACCTGGGCCAAGGAACACGTGACCAGCGACATGGCCACCGACACCCGCAAGTGGCTGATGGGAGAGCGTCGCGAGGGTCTGTTGCCGTGCACCACCACCCGGGATCCCCAGGTCCTCTATTACCTGAACATCAACAGATACCATGTGACGTATCATGGCAGCTCGTCAGGGGCACCTTAG
- the LOC115166830 gene encoding paired amphipathic helix protein Sin3a isoform X1: protein MKRRAEDQEPVFASQQQRRPPVPGTAEGFQHRVLAPAVYEAGTDNMQPSPGIQYSIPQGYQVPTMPQNSSGHGHASSPAALVGPHPHSPAVQSQGAAVVQSHAHPLAPMAPSQGAQFQRLKVEDALSYLDQVKLQFGNQPQVYNDFLDIMKEFKSQSIDTPGVISRVSQLFKGHPDLIMGFNTFLPPGYKIEVQTNEQVNVTTPGQIHYITPHGISVQNLPVTGPPSQPVPHHHQALQPPSGPPTSTATATASTTLPTQPTPAKTSKPMQSPALTPTSQPNPSIPSYASPRSPSVQSHAPVSSTPSSGPPLQNNQPVEFNHAINYVNKIKNRFQGQPDIYKAFLEILHTYQKEQRNAKEAGGNYTPALTEQEVYAQVARLFKNQEDLLSEFGQFLPDANSSVSCPPFLQLLSKTTADRAESVRNDHGTTVKRPLMNNKQRLNQNGCPIRRHSGAGATPPIKKKPKMLVKDHAMSEASKHSIGTESLFFEKVRKALRSSEAYDNFLRCLLIFNQEVISRAELVQLVLPFLGKFPELFSWFKNFLGYRESSHIESFPKERTTEGMAMEIDYASCKRLGSSYRALPKSYTQPKCTGRTPLCKEVLNDTWVSFPSWSEDSTFVSSKKTQYEEHIYRCEDERFELDVVLETNLATIRALEAVQRRLSRLTAEEQVKFRLDNTMGGCSEVIHRKAIQRIYGDKAADIIDGLKRNPAVSVPIVLKRLKMKEEEWREAQRGFNKIWREQNEKYYLKSLDHQGINFKQNDTKVFRSKTLLNEIETIYDERQEQASEDTTTVPGGPHMTLTYQDSQILEDAAALIIHHVKRQAGIQKEDKYKIKQVIHHFIPDMLFARRGELSDVEEEEDEEEEEEEDETGPDEDGSKKHNGLAGSGGSAKSKLLFGNTGAQKLRGLDEVYNLYYVNNNWYIFQRLHQILCLRLLRIYGQAERQIEEDCREREWEREVLGVKRDKSENPAVQLRLKEPMDIEVEDYYSAFLEMVRNLLDGNMEPTQYEDSLREMFTIHAYTAFTMDKLIQSIVRQLQHIVSDELCVRVTDLYLSQSTNKATGGALSTQASRATAEGAYQHKAEQLMSDENCFKLMFVKSQGSVTLTLELLDTEEENSDEPAETERWCDYVGRYLNSDSASPELREHLAQKPVFLPRNLRRIRKCQRGWEQLQQAKAATGTLEKSHSAEDLKMECMFKLNSYKMVYVFKSEDYMYRRTALTRAHQSHQRVHTRLHRRFQGLVDTWAKEHVTSDMATDTRKWLMGERREGLLPCTTTRDPQVLYYLNINRYHVTYHGSSSGAP, encoded by the exons ATGAAGAGGCGTGCGGAGGATCAGGAACCAGTATTTGCGTCTCAGCAGCAGCGTCGCCCCCCAGTCCCGGGTACTGCGGAGGGCTTCCAGCACCGCGTCCTAGCCCCAGCCGTGTACGAGGCCGGCACCGACAACATGCAGCCTTCCCCCGGCATCCAATACTCCATCCCCCAGGGTTACCAG GTTCCCACAATGCCCCAGAACTCCAGTGGCCATGGACATGCCTCTAGTCCCGCTGCACTTGTCGGGCCCCACCCCCACAGTCCAGCTGTCCAATCACAGGGGGCTGCGGTGGTCCAGAGCCATGCCCATCCTTTGGCCCCTATGGCCCCCTCACAGGGTGCCCAGTTCCAGCGACTCAAG GTTGAAGATGCTCTGTCCTACCTGGACCAAGTGAAACTGCAGTTTGGGAATCAGCCTCAAGTCTACAACGACTTCCTTGACATCATGAAAGAGTTCAAGTCACAGAG CATCGACACTCCGGGCGTGATCAGCCGTGTCTCCCAGCTCTTCAAGGGCCACCCAGACCTCATCATGGGATTCAACACCTTCCTGCCGCCTGGCTACAAGATCGAGGTCCAGACCAACGAGCAGGTCAACGTGACCACGCCAGGTCAGATCCACTACATCACCCCGCACGGAATTTCGGTCCAGAACCTCCCTGTTACGGGGCCACCCAGCCAGCCGGTGCCCCATCATCACCAGGCCCTGCAGCCGCCCAGTGGACCCCCCACCAGCAccgccacagccacagccagcacCACTCTACCCAcccagcctacaccggccaagaCCAGCAAG CCGATGCAGTCTCCTGCCCTGACCCCGACTAGCCAACCCAACCCGTCAATCCCATCCTACGCCTCCCCACGGTCCCCCTCGGTCCAGTCCCACGCCCCGGTGAGCAGCACCCCTTCCAGCGGGCCTCCCCTGCAGAACAACCAGCCCGTAGAGTTCAACCACGCCATCAACTACGTCAACAAGATCAAGAACCGCTTCCAGGGGCAGCCCGACATCTACAAAGCCTTCTTGGAGATCCTGCACACTTACCAG AAGGAGCAGCGAAACGCGAAGGAGGCGGGGGGCAACTACACCCCAGCATTGACAGAGCAGGAGGTGTACGCTCAGGTGGCACGGCTCTTCAAGAACCAGGAGGACCTGCTCTCGGAGTTCGGCCAGTTCTTACCGGACGCCAACAGTTCAGTG AGTTGTCCCCCTTTTCTCCAGCTGCTGAGCAAGACCACGGCCGACCGGGCGGAGTCGGTGCGCAACGACCACGGCACCACGGTCAAGAGGCCCCTGATGAACAACAAGCAGCGGCTTAACCAGAACGGCTGTCCAATCCGGAGGCATTCTGGAGCGGGCGCCACGCCTCCCATCAAG AAGAAACCCAAGATGCTGGTGAAAGACCATGCCATGTCTGAGGCCAGCAAACATAGCATCGGCACAGAATCTCTCTTCTTTGAAAAG GTGAGGAAAGCCCTCCGGAGCTCTGAGGCCTATGACAACTTCCTGCGGTGTCTGCTCATCTTTAACCAGGAAGTGATTTCTCGTGCAGAGCTTGTGCAGCTAGTGCTACCGTTCCTGGG AAAATTCCCAGAGCTGTTCTCCTGGTTCAAAAACTTCCTGGGCTACAGAGAGTCCAGCCACATCGAGAGCTTTCCCAAGGAGAGGACCACAGAGGGCATGGCCATGGAGATTGACTACGCTTCCTGTAAGAGGTTGGGCTCCAGCTACAGGGCGCTACCCAAGAGCTACACACAGCCCAAGTGTACAGGGAGGACCCCACTGTGTAAAGAG GTCCTAAATGACACGTGGGTATCGTTCCCTTCGTGGTCAGAGGATTCCACCTTTGTCAGCTCCAAGAAGACCCAGTATGAGGAGCATATTTACAGATGTGAGGACGAGCGTTTCGAG CTGGACGTGGTGCTGGAGACCAACCTGGCCACCATAAGAGCTCTGGAGGCGGTACAGAGGAGGCTGTCGCGCTTGACGGCCGAGGAGCAGGTCAAGTTCCGGCTGGACAACACCATGGGCGGCTGCTCCGAGGTCATCCACCGCAAGGCCATCCAGAGGATATACGGCGACAAGGCCGCCGACATCATCGACGGGCTCAAGAGGAACCCGGCTGTGTCCGTCCCTATAGTACTCAAGAG GTTAAAGATGAAAGAAGAAGAATGGAGGGAAGCCCAGAGAGGATTCAACAAGATCTGGAGGGAGCAGAATGAGAAGTATTACCTCAAGTCCCTCGACCACCAAGGTATCAACTTCAAGCAGAATGACACCAAGGTGTTCCGCTCAAAGACCTtgctcaatgagattgagacCATATACGATGAG CGACAGGAACAGGCTTCCGAGGACACGACCACCGTGCCTGGCGGGCCCCACATGACCCTGACCTACCAGGACAGTCAGATCCTGGAGGACGCCGCAGCGCTCATCATCCACCACGTCAAGAGGCAGGCCGGCATCCAGAAGGAGGACAAGTACAAGATCAAACAGGTCATCCACCACTTTATCCCAGACATGCTGTTCGCCCGGCGCGGGGAGCTGTCGGatgtggaggaagaggaagacgaggaggaggaggaggaagaagacgaAACCGGGCCAGATGAAGACGGGTCAAAGAAGCATAACGGGTTGGCCGGCAGTGGCGGCTCCGCTAAGTCTAAGCTGCTTTTCGGCAACACGGGGGCGCAGAAACTGCGTGGCCTAGACGAAGTCTACAACCTCTACTACGTCAACAACAACTGGTACATCTTCCAGCGCCTGCACCAGATCCTCTGTTTGCGGTTGTTGCGCATCTatgggcaggcagagaggcagatcGAGGAGGACTGCAGGGAAcgggagtgggagagggaggtgCTGGGCGTCAAACGGGATAAGAGTGAGAATCCTGCCGTCCAGCTGAGACTAAAGGAGCCCA TGGACATTGAAGTGGAGGACTACTACTCTGCCTTCCTGGAGATGGTGCGGAACCTCCTGGACGGTAACATGGAGCCCACCCAGTACGAGGACTCCCTCAGGGAGATGTTCACCATCCACGCCTACACCGCCTTCACCATGGACAAGCTCATCCAGAGCATTGTCAGACAG CTCCAGCACATTGTGAGTGATGAGCTCTGCGTGCGCGTGACAGACCTCTACCTGAGCCAGAGCACCAACAAGGCCACCGGCGGCGCCCTGTCCACCCAGGCCTCCAGAGCGACCGCCGAGGGGGCATACCAGCACAAGGCGGAGCAGCTCATGTCCGACGAAAACTGCTTCAAG CTGATGTTTGTGAAGAGCCAAGGCAGCGTGACCCTGACCCTGGAGCTGCTTGACACGGAGGAGGAGAACTCAGACGAACCCGCTgagacagag CGGTGGTGCGACTACGTGGGACGCTACCTGAACTCGGACTCAGCGTCTCCAGAGCTGCGTGAGCACCTGGCCCAAAAGCCTGTGTTCCTCCCCAG AAACCTCCGGCGGATACGGAAGTGCCAGAGAGGGTGGGAGCAGCTGCAGCAGGCGAAGGCGGCTACGGGGACGTTGGAGAAGTCCCACAGCGCTGAGGACCTGAAGATGGAGTGCATGTTCAAACTCAACTCCTACAAGATGGTGTACGTGTTCAAGTCGGAGGACTACATGTACAGACGCACTGCGTTGACCCGGGCTCACCAG TCCCACCAGAGAGTCCACACTCGCCTGCACCGCCGCTTCCAAGGCTTGGTGGACACCTGGGCCAAGGAACACGTGACCAGCGACATGGCCACCGACACCCGCAAGTGGCTGATGGGAGAGCGTCGCGAGGGTCTGTTGCCGTGCACCACCACCCGGGATCCCCAGGTCCTCTATTACCTGAACATCAACAGATACCATGTGACGTATCATGGCAGCTCGTCAGGGGCACCTTAG
- the LOC115166832 gene encoding uncharacterized protein P19A11.02c-like: MYAECTVYLCVTTRPSKKCPDQCDRASSNQVMVDSVLTRSYTVRSGSVSLVPTTAALATTTVVPATTPTGTISTTAAPTTTASNAPAEDSNMTVGVVLAVIHVLLQGLLHH; the protein is encoded by the exons ATGTACGCGGAGTGTACAGTGTATCTCTGTGTCACCACGAGGCCCTCTAAGAAGTGTCCTGATCAGTGTGACAGGGCCAGCAGCAACCAGGTAATGGTTGACAGCGTGCTGACCAGGAGCTACACCGTCCGCTCCGGCTCTGTTAGCCTCGTACCCACCACCGCTGCACTGGCAACTACCACTGTGGTCCCAGCAACCACCCCCACTGGTACCATTAGTACCACAGCAGCACCAACTACAACAGCCTCAAATG CTCCTGCTGAGGACTCAAACATGACAGTGGGTGTGGTCTTGGCTGTCATTCATGTCTTACTTCAAGGCCTGCTTCATCACTGA
- the LOC115167728 gene encoding oncoprotein-induced transcript 3 protein-like, which yields MNLTWIWSPNNLPPLLPLCFLANTNSLQSEPRCVWLYQRQMETFPTGTELTCGKTEMHLVLPISTLKNLIVSELQLNHPSCSVTSNSTHVMASISLTGCGTKRVHSGSEMVYTNTLRSVRNTVISRQPTLIMPIACRFPGVETKGPRYAINMPSEQETFGIVKFWLEFYRPGEGPMANRTKIPKFRHLLPSSQRVR from the exons ATGAATCTCACATGGATCTGGAGCCCCAATAACCTGCCTCCTCTTTTGCCCCTTTGTTTCCTGGCCAACACCAACAG TTTGCAGTCTGAACCCAGATGTGTGTGGCTTTACCAAA GACAGATGGAGACCTTTCCCACTGGAACAG AGCTGACATGTGGGAAGACTGAGATGCATCTGGTTCTCCCCATTTCCACCCTGAAGAACCTGATTGTGTCAGAGCTCCAGCTCAACCATCCTTCCTGTAGTGTCACCTCTAACTCCACCCATGTGATGGCCAGCATCTCTCTGACTGGCTGCGGCACTAAGAGAGTG CACTCTGGTTCAGAGATGGTGTACACCAACACCCTGCGAAGCGTACGCAACACTGTCATCAGTCGGCAGCCCACCCTGATTATGCCGATAGCCTGCCGTTTCCCTGGAGTCGAGACCAAGGGCCCGCGGTACGCCATCAACATGCCGTCGGAGCAGGAGACCTTCGGCATCGTTAAGTTCTGGTTGGAGTTCTACCGGCCTGGGGAGGGGCCCATGGCTAACAGAACCAAAATCCCCAAGTTCCGCCACCTCCTCCCTTCCTCGCAGCGTGTCCGCTGA